From the genome of Geothrix sp. 21YS21S-4, one region includes:
- a CDS encoding DUF1015 domain-containing protein produces the protein MSQLKPFRAHRPRPDLAGQVAAVPYDVVNTQEAAELAKGNPHSFLHVGRPEIDLPAGIDVHADEVYAQGVANLRAMIRDGVLLHEDAPCLYVYQQRMGDHVQAGLVGLCSVEEYETGQIKRHEFTRKDKEDDRTRHVTEQAANAEPVFLTYKAVPYIDHIVNDVRKQAPIYDVVTPDGIGHTVWIVSDEAVIYELVHLFNGVPALYIADGHHRTAAAIRYGQARRAVEGPGNGEEPYESFMAVVFPHDQLKIMDYNRVVKDLNGLTPEAFLAKVREKFDVSVAAHRDPQSPTTFGMYMGGTWYELSAKPGTFPASDPVRGLDVSILQENLLGPILGIDDPRTNTRIDFVGGIRGMDELERRVKEGCAVAFSLYPTSLSQLMSVADAGEVMPPKSTWFEPKLRSGLLVRMYEG, from the coding sequence ATGTCCCAGCTGAAGCCCTTCCGCGCCCATCGCCCCCGGCCTGATCTGGCGGGCCAGGTGGCCGCCGTCCCCTATGACGTCGTGAACACCCAGGAGGCCGCCGAGCTGGCCAAGGGGAACCCCCACTCCTTCCTCCACGTCGGCCGCCCCGAGATCGACCTGCCCGCGGGCATCGACGTCCACGCCGACGAGGTCTACGCCCAGGGCGTGGCCAACCTCCGCGCCATGATCCGCGACGGCGTCCTGCTGCACGAGGACGCGCCCTGCCTGTACGTCTACCAGCAGCGGATGGGCGACCACGTCCAGGCGGGCCTGGTGGGCCTGTGCTCCGTCGAGGAGTACGAGACCGGCCAGATCAAGCGCCACGAGTTCACCCGCAAGGACAAGGAGGACGACCGCACCCGCCACGTCACGGAGCAGGCCGCCAACGCCGAGCCCGTGTTCCTCACCTACAAGGCCGTCCCCTACATCGACCACATCGTCAACGACGTGCGGAAGCAGGCGCCGATCTACGACGTGGTGACCCCCGACGGCATCGGCCACACGGTGTGGATCGTCTCCGACGAGGCCGTGATCTACGAGCTGGTCCACCTGTTCAACGGCGTCCCCGCCCTCTACATCGCCGACGGCCACCATCGCACCGCCGCCGCCATCCGCTACGGCCAGGCCCGCCGCGCCGTGGAAGGCCCCGGCAACGGCGAGGAGCCCTACGAGAGCTTCATGGCCGTGGTCTTCCCCCACGACCAGCTCAAAATCATGGACTACAACCGCGTGGTGAAGGATCTCAACGGCCTCACCCCCGAGGCCTTCCTGGCGAAGGTCCGCGAGAAATTCGACGTGAGCGTCGCCGCCCACCGCGATCCCCAGTCCCCCACCACCTTCGGGATGTACATGGGCGGCACGTGGTACGAGCTGAGCGCCAAGCCCGGCACCTTCCCCGCCAGCGATCCCGTCCGCGGGCTGGACGTGAGCATCCTCCAGGAGAACCTCCTGGGGCCCATCCTCGGGATCGACGATCCCCGCACCAACACCCGCATCGACTTCGTGGGCGGGATCCGCGGGATGGACGAGCTGGAGCGCCGGGTGAAGGAGGGCTGCGCCGTGGCCTTCTCCCTCTACCCCACGTCGCTCTCCCAGCTGATGAGCGTCGCCGACGCCGGCGAGGTCATGCCTCCCAAGTCCACCTGGTTCGAGCCCAAGCTCCGCTCCGGACTGCTCGTTCGGATGTACGAGGGATAA
- a CDS encoding D-isomer specific 2-hydroxyacid dehydrogenase family protein translates to MQILIADAFDAKLPERLSTFGAVSSDMAALPGADVLLVRSKTKVNADLLAQAPALKLVIRGGVGMDNVDKKLCAEKGIRAVNTPKASSVAVAEMAMAFMLAIPTRLIEAHTSMTEGKFLKSELKRTELFKKTLGLVGAGAIATEVAKRAQAFGMEVLAFDPFLKEHPIAKLVSLDELAAKSDVISLHTPLTDDTCGMINTAFLAKAKDGVIIINTGRGRCVVEDDLAAALKSGKVRAYGTDVWPSDPPPADYPLLTAPNVFMAPHLGASSKENLGRIGDEVVAILQDFKA, encoded by the coding sequence ATGCAGATCCTCATCGCCGATGCCTTCGACGCCAAACTTCCCGAGCGCCTGTCCACCTTTGGCGCCGTCAGCTCCGACATGGCCGCCCTGCCCGGCGCCGACGTCCTCCTGGTCCGCTCCAAGACCAAGGTGAACGCCGACCTCCTGGCCCAGGCCCCCGCCCTCAAGCTCGTCATCCGCGGCGGCGTGGGCATGGACAACGTGGACAAGAAGCTGTGCGCCGAGAAGGGCATCCGGGCCGTCAACACGCCCAAGGCCAGCAGCGTCGCCGTGGCCGAGATGGCCATGGCCTTCATGCTCGCCATTCCCACGCGCCTGATCGAGGCCCACACCTCCATGACCGAGGGCAAGTTCCTCAAGAGCGAGCTCAAGCGCACGGAACTCTTCAAGAAGACCCTGGGCCTCGTGGGCGCCGGCGCCATCGCCACAGAAGTGGCCAAGCGCGCCCAGGCCTTCGGGATGGAGGTCCTCGCCTTCGACCCCTTCCTCAAGGAGCACCCCATCGCCAAGCTGGTGAGCCTCGACGAGCTGGCCGCGAAGTCCGACGTCATCAGCCTGCACACGCCCCTCACGGACGACACCTGCGGAATGATCAACACCGCCTTCCTCGCCAAGGCCAAGGACGGCGTGATCATCATCAACACCGGCCGGGGCCGGTGCGTGGTGGAGGATGACCTCGCCGCGGCCCTCAAGAGCGGCAAGGTGCGGGCCTACGGCACCGACGTGTGGCCCAGCGACCCGCCCCCCGCCGACTACCCCCTGCTCACCGCCCCCAACGTGTTCATGGCCCCCCACCTGGGCGCCAGCTCCAAGGAGAACCTCGGCCGCATCGGCGACGAGGTCGTGGCGATCCTTCAGGATTTCAAAGCATAA
- the serC gene encoding 3-phosphoserine/phosphohydroxythreonine transaminase: MTHRVINFYAGPAGLPLPALERAKEELLDFAGTGMSVMEISHRAKEYDAVHEEAIALTKELMGLPDNYKVLMLQGGAHLSFGMIPLNLLRGGRKADYIVTGNWAEKATKEAKLVAGDNVRVAATTKDLKFSRLPHADEIKVGPDSAFVHFTSNNTVEGTQWQEFPQVGNVPYVCDMSSDFMWRPFDVSPFGLIYGGAQKNLGPSGVTLTIIREDFLEMCEAQDLPSYLRFKIHAEKNSLYNTPPTFGIYILRNVLAYNKSLGGLQAIEASNRKKGELLYGCIDKHPGFFKGFVTEKAHRSLMNVDFFLPTPELDDLFIKEAKKNGMVGLKGYRDIGGIRVSTYNAVTVDHVKTLVDFMEQFVKVNG; this comes from the coding sequence ATGACCCATCGCGTGATCAACTTCTACGCCGGCCCCGCGGGGCTGCCCCTTCCGGCGCTCGAGCGCGCGAAGGAGGAGCTGCTGGACTTCGCGGGCACCGGCATGTCCGTCATGGAGATCAGCCACCGCGCCAAGGAGTACGACGCGGTGCACGAGGAGGCCATCGCCCTCACCAAGGAGCTGATGGGCCTGCCCGACAACTACAAGGTGCTGATGCTCCAGGGCGGCGCCCACCTCAGCTTCGGGATGATCCCCCTCAACCTGCTGCGCGGCGGGCGGAAGGCCGACTACATCGTCACCGGCAACTGGGCGGAGAAGGCCACCAAGGAGGCGAAGCTCGTCGCCGGCGACAACGTGCGCGTGGCCGCCACCACCAAGGACCTGAAGTTCAGCCGCCTGCCCCACGCCGACGAGATCAAGGTCGGCCCCGACAGCGCCTTCGTCCACTTCACCTCCAACAACACCGTGGAGGGCACCCAGTGGCAGGAGTTCCCGCAGGTGGGAAACGTGCCCTACGTCTGCGACATGAGCAGCGACTTCATGTGGCGCCCCTTCGACGTGAGCCCCTTCGGCCTGATCTACGGCGGCGCCCAGAAGAACCTGGGCCCCAGCGGCGTCACCCTGACGATCATCCGCGAGGATTTCCTGGAGATGTGCGAGGCCCAGGACCTGCCCAGCTACCTGCGCTTCAAGATCCACGCGGAGAAGAACAGCCTCTACAACACCCCGCCCACCTTCGGGATCTACATCCTGCGGAACGTCCTGGCCTACAACAAGAGCCTGGGCGGCCTGCAGGCCATCGAAGCCAGCAACCGGAAGAAGGGCGAGCTGCTCTACGGCTGCATCGACAAGCACCCCGGCTTCTTCAAGGGCTTCGTCACCGAGAAGGCCCACCGCAGCCTGATGAACGTAGACTTCTTCCTCCCCACCCCCGAACTCGACGATCTCTTCATCAAGGAAGCCAAGAAGAACGGCATGGTCGGCCTCAAGGGCTACCGCGACATCGGCGGCATCCGCGTCAGCACCTACAACGCCGTCACCGTGGACCACGTGAAGACCCTCGTGGACTTCATGGAGCAGTTCGTGAAGGTGAACGGGTAG
- a CDS encoding YbjQ family protein — MLASTTFTIDGYDILDTKGLVRGIIVRSPTISQGILGGLKNIIGGKIGAYTTMCEQTRSQAYEDMVEHAKALGANAIVGVRYDASSVEPRGGAVEVLCYGTAVVVTKQAR; from the coding sequence ATGCTCGCCTCCACCACGTTCACCATCGACGGGTACGACATCCTCGACACCAAGGGCCTCGTGCGCGGCATCATCGTCCGGTCGCCGACCATCTCCCAGGGCATCCTGGGCGGGCTCAAGAACATCATCGGCGGGAAGATCGGCGCGTACACCACCATGTGCGAACAGACCCGCTCCCAGGCCTACGAGGACATGGTCGAGCACGCGAAGGCCCTGGGCGCCAACGCCATCGTGGGCGTCCGCTACGACGCTTCCTCCGTCGAACCGCGCGGCGGCGCCGTGGAAGTGCTGTGTTACGGAACGGCGGTGGTGGTCACGAAGCAGGCCCGCTGA
- a CDS encoding acyltransferase — MLRRLWSTLKGSLASSVLAANAITFFSGMIPVALVKLALPFGAVRRGTDRLLTGLAEGWIAVNGAWMALVQRIRWDVKGLEGLRRKGWYLVSSNHQSWVDILVLQKVFHRKVPFLKFFLKRQLLYVPVMGLAWWALDFPFMRRRSGSRAKDLATARKACAKFRQIPTSVMNFLEGTRFSRAKHAAQHSPYRHLLKPKAGGMAAALSAMGERFDALLDVTIVYPEGVPSFWDLLSGKMKQVVVRVREREIPRDLLDGDYEGDPAFRARVQEWLHEIWTEKDRRIGEILLQRNPAEA; from the coding sequence ATGCTGCGCCGTCTCTGGTCCACCCTCAAGGGCAGTCTCGCCAGTTCCGTGCTGGCGGCCAATGCGATCACGTTCTTCTCGGGCATGATCCCCGTCGCGCTGGTGAAGCTGGCCCTGCCCTTCGGGGCGGTGCGACGTGGCACGGACCGCCTGCTCACCGGCTTGGCGGAGGGCTGGATCGCCGTGAACGGCGCGTGGATGGCGCTGGTCCAGCGGATCCGCTGGGACGTGAAGGGGCTGGAGGGACTGCGGCGGAAGGGCTGGTACCTGGTCAGCAGCAACCACCAGAGCTGGGTGGACATCCTGGTGCTGCAGAAGGTGTTCCACCGGAAGGTGCCGTTCCTGAAGTTCTTCCTGAAGCGCCAGCTGTTGTACGTGCCGGTCATGGGACTGGCGTGGTGGGCGCTGGACTTCCCGTTCATGCGCCGCCGCAGCGGCAGCCGGGCGAAGGACCTCGCCACGGCGCGGAAGGCCTGCGCCAAGTTCCGCCAGATCCCCACGTCGGTCATGAACTTCCTGGAAGGCACGCGGTTCAGCCGCGCCAAGCACGCGGCCCAGCATTCCCCCTACCGCCACCTCCTGAAGCCCAAGGCCGGCGGGATGGCCGCGGCCCTGTCCGCCATGGGCGAGCGCTTCGACGCCCTGCTGGACGTGACCATCGTCTACCCCGAGGGCGTACCCAGCTTCTGGGACCTGCTCTCCGGCAAGATGAAGCAGGTGGTGGTGCGGGTCCGCGAGCGGGAGATCCCCCGGGACCTGCTGGACGGCGACTACGAAGGCGATCCCGCCTTCCGGGCCCGGGTGCAGGAATGGCTGCACGAGATCTGGACGGAGAAGGACCGGCGCATCGGCGAGATCCTGCTCCAGCGGAACCCGGCCGAGGCGTGA
- a CDS encoding metallopeptidase family protein: MRMSDLHFQRLVDEALGLVPEEFRPYLEGVPVVIEDWASDALLDELGVPEDETLYGLYSGRALTEGPPLSGELPPRITLYRGPLLEDGLDEAELRDEIATTVIHEIAHHFGIGEDRLEELGWD; the protein is encoded by the coding sequence ATGCGCATGTCCGACCTCCATTTCCAGCGCCTGGTGGACGAGGCGCTGGGGCTCGTCCCGGAGGAGTTCCGGCCCTACCTCGAAGGGGTGCCGGTGGTCATCGAGGACTGGGCATCGGACGCGCTGCTGGACGAGCTGGGGGTGCCGGAGGACGAGACGCTCTACGGGCTGTACTCGGGCCGGGCGCTGACGGAGGGGCCGCCGCTGTCGGGGGAACTGCCGCCGCGGATCACCCTCTACCGGGGGCCGCTGCTGGAGGATGGCCTGGACGAGGCGGAACTGCGCGACGAGATCGCCACGACGGTCATCCACGAGATCGCCCACCACTTCGGGATCGGCGAGGACCGGCTGGAGGAGCTGGGCTGGGATTAG
- a CDS encoding phage integrase N-terminal SAM-like domain-containing protein → MEGRAQAPRPLDQLRESLRVRHYRRRTADVCVAWVRRFILFQGKRHPPRRGRS, encoded by the coding sequence GTGGAAGGAAGGGCGCAGGCCCCGAGACCCCTGGACCAGTTGCGGGAGAGCCTACGGGTCCGGCATTACCGCCGGCGGACGGCGGATGTCTGTGTCGCCTGGGTACGGCGGTTCATCCTCTTCCAGGGCAAGCGGCATCCCCCAAGGAGAGGGAGGTCCTAA
- a CDS encoding VOC family protein — protein sequence MTSSIRTCLWFRDGRGREAAEFYCSLIPGSRLETTFYGDNGYSAFSVIDFSLGGVPYQILDAGPMFTLTEAVSISVATDDQAETDRLWAALTINGGEVTACGWLKDRYGVSWQIFPRRLTELTTSADKDVSAKAIAAMMKQTKIDIAEIEAAVRG from the coding sequence ATGACCAGCTCCATTCGCACCTGCCTCTGGTTCCGCGACGGACGAGGCCGTGAGGCCGCTGAGTTCTACTGTTCTTTGATCCCCGGCAGTCGGCTCGAAACGACCTTTTACGGCGACAATGGTTATAGTGCTTTCTCAGTAATCGACTTCTCGCTGGGCGGAGTGCCGTACCAGATCCTTGACGCTGGGCCGATGTTCACGCTGACTGAGGCGGTGTCCATTTCGGTCGCCACGGACGATCAGGCCGAGACCGATCGGCTGTGGGCGGCGTTGACCATCAATGGCGGCGAGGTCACCGCCTGCGGATGGCTGAAGGATCGTTACGGGGTGTCGTGGCAGATTTTCCCGAGGCGGCTGACAGAATTGACCACGAGTGCCGACAAGGATGTGTCTGCCAAAGCGATCGCGGCGATGATGAAACAAACGAAAATCGACATTGCCGAAATCGAAGCAGCGGTTCGTGGCTAG
- a CDS encoding DUF1153 domain-containing protein: MSQTQPLPEGNIQRWTAKRKAAVVLDLIKGKITAADAARQHGLTVAELEQWKDDFLSQGTEALRTHPRDREAQWEAEKQRLQAKVGELALEVDILKKAHRILGKDLPEGIS; this comes from the coding sequence ATGTCCCAAACCCAACCCCTCCCCGAAGGGAATATCCAGCGATGGACGGCCAAAAGGAAGGCCGCCGTCGTTCTGGACCTGATCAAGGGAAAGATCACGGCCGCCGATGCCGCCCGCCAGCACGGGCTGACCGTGGCCGAGTTGGAGCAGTGGAAGGACGACTTCCTCAGCCAGGGCACGGAGGCCCTGCGCACCCACCCACGGGACCGCGAGGCCCAGTGGGAGGCCGAGAAGCAGCGCCTGCAAGCCAAGGTCGGCGAGCTGGCGCTGGAGGTGGACATCCTAAAAAAAGCGCATCGCATTCTCGGCAAGGACTTGCCGGAAGGGATCTCGTGA